A segment of the Terriglobia bacterium genome:
CGGTGGACCTGACTGGCGGTCCGCGCCTACGGAACTCGCGGTGCTTTGCTGTGTGCAAAGATTTTTGCTTTACCCTGTTCCTAAACCCATAGCATTACTTGCCAACATTTACTAAGTTCCCGCAAATCAACAAATTACGCGGCCATCCAAACGTTTCCCGAGTGGATGCTGAACTGCTGAAGAAGACCGACTGGGCACGGGGATAGGTCTGGATGGTCGGCGTCGGCCCTGGGTAAGGAGAGCACAAAGATGAACGCTTCTTCTCGCATAGTTCTGTGGGCTTTGATGGGATTACTTTTCCCGTTACAAATTGCCTCTGCGCAGGATCACCAGATCACGCCATGGAAGCACAATTATGCTGCAGCGGCCAGTTTAGGCTTCGACGACGGATTGCCGTCGCAGGTCGATTACGCCGTACCCCTTCTGAACGCCAGGGGTCTGAAAGCCACTTTCTTCGTCGTACCGAGCGGTGTTCCAGTCATCCCCACCGGGGGGGATGTCACCTGGGACCAATGGCGGCAGGTAGCAGCGCAGGGCCATGAGATTGGGAGCCAGTCATTCAGCGACCCCGACCTTACGACTCTCACCGATTCAGACCTACGCTACCAACTCAGTCAATCCCAACTCGTGATCAACCAGAACATTCCTTCGCAGTCGTGTATCACACTCGCCTATCCGTTCGGCACGAGCAATTCGCATGTGCAAGCCGTGACGAGCGAATACTACGCAACCGGGCGTGGCGCCTGGGCGGAACTAGAAGGCGGGGACCTGAACTTCTACGAAGACCCTGATCCGGCCTGGCCGTTGCCGCCGAACGTCGACCTTGGGTCCTACAAAGCGGTAAATTTCTTCGACATAGCAGGTAACAACCTTCGTGATACCTTGCCACTCTCGAATATTTACAACAAGCTTGACTTCGCCATTGCACACAACGCTTGGTACGACATGTATGTTCACGACATTGACTCAGGGTTCAGCAGCGACGACCTCGCAGCGCTTCTCGACTACATTGTTGCGAGGAACATCTGGATGGCTCGCTTGGGAGAGGTGGCGCAATACATGCGCGAGCGGAAGGAGTCCACGTTGAGTGTTCTCTCGTCCGACTCTTCCGCGATCCAATTGAGCCTCACGAACTCGCTGAACGGCCTTCTCTATACGGAATCGCTGACGATCAGGAGCATCGTGCCCTCCGCCTGGCTGAACGTTAGCATCACGCAAGGGAGCTCCTCCACGACCATCGCTTCCACCGTTGAAGGCGCCAGCACGGTGGTGTATTACGATGCGCTACCGAATGGTGGAACAATAGTTCTCACCCAGGCAGGGCCGCTGAGCGGGGTGAGTATGAGCCCGGCGACGGTGCAGGGCGGGGTGTCGTCCACAGGAACGGTGACCTTGAACACGCCGGCGCCTGCGGGCGGGGCGGTGGTCAGCTTGACATCGAGCGACACGGCGGCGGCCCGGGTGCCGGCGTTGGTCACGGTGCTGGCCGGGGCCACGACCGCCACCTTCACCGCGACCACGAGCCCGGTGGCCTCCAATGAGACGGTGACGATCACGGCTCTCTACAACAGCGTCAGCCGAACGGCGACCTTGACGGTGACGGTGACGGCGCCGGTTGCCGCGCTGAGCGGGGTGAGCGTGAGCCCGACGTCGGTGCAGGGCGGGGCGTCGTCGACAGGAACGGTGACGCTGGACGCGCCGGCGCCTGCGGGCGGGGCGGCGGTCAGCTTGACATCGAGCAATACGGCGGCGGCCCAGGTGCCGGGGTCGGTGACGGTGCTGGCCGGGGCGACGACCGCCGCCTTCACCGCGACGACGAGCCCGGTGGCCTCCGATGCGGCGGTAACGATCACGGCTCTCTACAACAGCGTCAGCCGGACGGCGACCTTGACGGTGACGGCGCCGGCGCCCGCGCCAGACTTTTCGCTGAGCGCGATTCCGGCCAGCCAAGCGGTACTGCAAGGCACGCCGGGGAGCTACACCTTGACGATCAACCCGACGAACGGCTTCACCGGCGCGGTCACGTTGAGCGTAAGCGGATTGCCGGCGGGCGCGACCGGCAGCTTCACACCGAACCCGGCGACGGGATCGTCGACGCTCGCGGTGACGACGAGTTCGAGCACGCCCGTGGGCACCTACACCCTCACCGTCACGGGTGTGAGTGGCAGCTTGAACCACACCACGACGGTTTCCTTGTCGGTCGTGACGACGCTTCCGCCTCCGGGCGTAGCATTCGATGCGGTTGGGCCAAGTGCTGGCGGAGCATCGGTGGCGAGCGGTTCCAGTTTGAGCTGGAACCACACGGTCGGCGCAAACGGAATGAATCTGCTGCTGATGGTGGGTGTCGCGGTGGGTGCGATGCCAGATACGGGGCATTCGCTCGCCGTCACGTATAACAGCGTCCCCATGACGTCGGTGGGCATTGTGCACAGCAATAATCAAACCTATGGGTATGTGCAGTTGTTCTATCTGACGGCTCCCGCAGTGGGCACGTATCCGGTCCAGGTCACCCTCAGCGGAGGGACTGCGTCACTCGAAGCGGGGTCAGTCAGCTTCACCGGCGTGGATCCGACCACTCCGGTTCGAAATATCGCGACCAGTTTCGGCAGCGGCGTGTCGCCGAAGGTTACCGTCACGAGCACACCAGGGGACATGGTGGTGGATGCTCTCGT
Coding sequences within it:
- a CDS encoding polysaccharide deacetylase family protein, producing MNASSRIVLWALMGLLFPLQIASAQDHQITPWKHNYAAAASLGFDDGLPSQVDYAVPLLNARGLKATFFVVPSGVPVIPTGGDVTWDQWRQVAAQGHEIGSQSFSDPDLTTLTDSDLRYQLSQSQLVINQNIPSQSCITLAYPFGTSNSHVQAVTSEYYATGRGAWAELEGGDLNFYEDPDPAWPLPPNVDLGSYKAVNFFDIAGNNLRDTLPLSNIYNKLDFAIAHNAWYDMYVHDIDSGFSSDDLAALLDYIVARNIWMARLGEVAQYMRERKESTLSVLSSDSSAIQLSLTNSLNGLLYTESLTIRSIVPSAWLNVSITQGSSSTTIASTVEGASTVVYYDALPNGGTIVLTQAGPLSGVSMSPATVQGGVSSTGTVTLNTPAPAGGAVVSLTSSDTAAARVPALVTVLAGATTATFTATTSPVASNETVTITALYNSVSRTATLTVTVTAPVAALSGVSVSPTSVQGGASSTGTVTLDAPAPAGGAAVSLTSSNTAAAQVPGSVTVLAGATTAAFTATTSPVASDAAVTITALYNSVSRTATLTVTAPAPAPDFSLSAIPASQAVLQGTPGSYTLTINPTNGFTGAVTLSVSGLPAGATGSFTPNPATGSSTLAVTTSSSTPVGTYTLTVTGVSGSLNHTTTVSLSVVTTLPPPGVAFDAVGPSAGGASVASGSSLSWNHTVGANGMNLLLMVGVAVGAMPDTGHSLAVTYNSVPMTSVGIVHSNNQTYGYVQLFYLTAPAVGTYPVQVTLSGGTASLEAGSVSFTGVDPTTPVRNIATSFGSGVSPKVTVTSTPGDMVVDALVTGCNGTITSGKTLRWLKQVNCATAGGNGAQSTAAGASSVTMGYTVPSDSWGMIGADIVAAGGQPIDFTL